The window gaaaagcatctgctaaataaatacatgtaactcacagacacacacacacattttctggaccgctcgtcccatacggggtcgcggggaaccggagcctaacccggcaactcagggcgtaaggccggaggggaagaggacacatccaggacgggacgccagtccgtcgcaaggcgccccaagcgggactcgaaccccagacccaccggagagcaggacccggtccaacccactgcgccaccgcaccccctaaataaatacatgtaactgtaaataagaTATTAAAAGAAATCTGTTATATCTcgcaataaatgtaaaaaataaataaaagactatgatttacacctctgattctacttacctacttggtgtaaccgaTGCAtgttgggcttcacttatttttgcatctgcactaCTTGGGTGTTTCTGCTACGCACACgattcctctaaagcaacatgtggaattGGTCGTTACGCACCTATTGTGTCACATAAGGAAGACTCCTCTTAAATATCCAtgttgtggtaaaactaaaggacacaaggggttctCATACTTTGAAGCTGCACTTCATGAATCAGATCTCATGACGTATTGGTTTCCATTTCTTCAGGCTGGCTTTTCTCGTCTATGACCATCTTTTTGTTAAACAAGGCGTGGTGTCCGCAATAAAATCCTTTTATTGCTCTACCGTTCATAGTGGTAGATTTTCAAGTAGTGATAAATTAACAGCTATAAATTGATTAAAAAGCGATTCCAAACGACTCCAGTTAACACTGAGAAATGATGCCTTTAAGTTATTTCTGGGCCGAATTTTTACACGGCATCGGTGCATTTCACACAGCTCACGTTCGGAGATGCATTCAGCATagggaaaatgtggaaaataggTTCTATTAATACCGATCTTGAATTTTCGaagagagaaaaatgtgtttaatgaagCTGCTCTGCGGCGTGGATAGTTTCCCCTGGTGCTGCAAGAACTGCTGCGTAACCATCCCACAAATCTCTGTACGTGAGCAGAACGTAAAGACCGGAAGACACCTAATTGAGACCTACATAAACTGTTTAGAACACAAGCAGCTGACATTCcgatcacatttatttagctgatgcttttctccaaagtaaattataatgttaaggttgcaattattacaagcttacagtaatttacccatttatacagctgggtaattttactggagtaatttagggtaagtaccttgctcaaggatactacaccTAGAGataggatttaaacctgtgaccttttggtccaaaggtagtagctctaaccactaggcttcCAGCTCTCCCTATGGCCGGTGTTGTATTTACCATGGTTTTAGGGTTATAAAAATCTGTCTGTCAAATTTGTAGAAATAAGAAATGTATAGTGACgagtttttaattttgcagagCAAGGTCTTGACGACTCTCTGGTTGATGTTTTCAGCCAAACAAAAATGACCGAGAGCGTCGGACTCAACAAAATGAcgaaactaacaaaaaaaaaaaaaaaaaagcaataataatcaTTTTGGCCGGGAGAGACAAATAACCGTATGATTTCAGCAGCACAAGCATCTGTAAAGTTTTATTTGCTGTGTTAATTAACAAATATCCCATTGTTTCCCCCCATCTGCACTTGAGCAATACTCCATTAGCTGTTGCAAAGACGGACTTTTGGACTCGCGTGCCAGCAGGGACAGCGGCCAACGGATCACGCGGTTCTCTAGGCTTCGCTCAGAGCAAACTTTTGATTCGCAGCCCTGGAGTTTTGCAATTATCTCCAACTTTTTGCCATTTTGATTTTTGGGGTAACAGCTTACAACTAATAACAGTGCTGTCTGGGTGACTCATCAATAATGACAGTGCGATGATTTACGCAGCGGCTGTACGGTTTTCCGAAAGCACTAATAATGAATATCGCTATACTTCCTATTGAAAGGAGCCGACCCAGCCACCGGCGCTTTAACCTCAACGCTGTAaaacctgggttcgaatccttgCTTACACTGTTCCACCTCTTCATTTGAACtacttgaactgatacagaaagaaaagaaaagagaaaaaaaaaaaaaaaaaaatcacccctctctcacggcgaactggagccaagcccggcagcacagggcgcagggctggagacacacccaggatgggatgccagtctgttgcaaagcaccccacatgggacttgaaccccagagacACCACTGAGCacaacccagccaaacccgctgagccaccgcacccccaaattaccctgctgtataaattaattaatcactaagtagcttagtgaCCAAAACCTAAGTGTGAGCCAAATCAATGACTACATGTAAAATGCAAGTGcaaaagaaataatataataaaaaaaaacataataaaaatttgACTGAAATGCACGTCACTTGTGCAGCGGATTTTATTACAGGTGAGAGGGAAAAACATATAACGTTAACAGCAGCTATCATTGCAAATTTCAGCTTCAATAAAATAACCAccattaaatttcattaaaaaaaaaaaaaaaagtcagtcagTTGCAAGTGGACCGTTTCAGTAGCCAAATGCACTAAAGGATTAGCGTTTCAGTGCAATTTACGATTTATAGAGCTTAAGCTTACAGTATTTCGCCAACTCACCTCAAGACAGCAGCAAGGGCAAAAATCATTAACTAGCGAAAAAAGCTagcaaatatacattttaatctAAGTTCTATCACTACGATTGCGCTCGTACACAGAAGCAGGTAATATACGTTTATCCATCTTCTCGGATTAATACAGAGGTAGTGATTACCGCGACAGACCAGAGGGACACGCTGagattttatttcttcaaacCCATTCAGGAGGCACCAAGATTCATTCTCTAACTCGCCCTTAAAGTTCCAgtggaaataaaagtaaacttgATAAACATGCTGCTATCTGTGTGCTACAGTAAACCCCACCGTGACCAATGCGGTTAAGCTTCGTCCGGAAGGGAACCATCTCTGGACTTGTATCAAACGACATGCCAGCGACGTGGGCTTTCCATCACTAAGAGACTAACAAGCATTTCTTACAGCTTCTATGCTCTTTTGCAGCCTCCtcccccagaccccccacaaTGAGAGCTAGGTGCGTCATAGGTGTACGACTCGAGCGCGTCTCCGTGTCCCCCCGTGGACACGGACGCTCAACAGCCTCGGCCCATCCTCTCGGCCCCGGCGGACCGGCACGACTCGGGCGGGGTGAACACGCCGGGGTCGCTGATCCCCAGCTGTAGGTCGAAAAAGCGGGTGGAGGTCGTCACGCTGCTGTTCCTCGTGTAGGTCTCCTGGACCGGGTAGCAGTCCTTTACCGTGTAGACGCCCACCCAGGCTTCATCTGCAGGGAGGAAGCAGAGAAGAATTTGCAGCCAAGCAACTGAGCTAGCGATCCGTGCTGCTCCGCTGTCGTTTTACTGGCCGGATGTGCTAGACCTCTGCTTTTAGAAGCTGGAAGACTATGCAGGTATGGACCGGGAAAGTGAGGAAAACACCGTGACAATCGCACTATTTGTACTATACATAGAGAATGTGGAAACGGTAACAGCAGGGCCACATGGACAAATAAGCATGAAGCTCATTCACAtccattgacatttatttacttagcagacacttttctgcaaagcagcttccactgaactctatgtagtgttatcagcccacacatcttattcaccgcggtgacttacactgctagatgcactacttacactgggtcactcatccacacatcagtgaaacacactctctttgtcagtcacacactatggtgaacctcaacagcatgtctttagagtgtgggaggaaaccagagcacccggaggaaacccacagagacatggggagaacatgcagactccacacagactgagcggggattcaACCGACGTCCTCTAGCACCAACCAGGTGCTGTCCAGGACACGCGGTCGCATGTTTTCCTACTTACTTTTGCGTGCGGGCTTCCTGTCCGACCATTCCTGCACCTCGATCATGTCGCCCGGCCCGCCAATGAAGTACTGGTCTTCGTAGGTGGAGTTGTCTGGAATATCGTACGGATCCCACGGTTCCGTCAGAGCGATTTTCGAGCACGCTTTGGTGACTTGCTCGATTTGGAACATCACGGCATTCTGGTACAAATAGATATATTCAAAGTACCTAAGAAGAAAGAGCAACAAGATTTTAAGAAGCTTTAGAAGAATCACACACAGATAAAGTCACCCATTTAATAACGGCTATGACAACGTCTACGACGTCTTTTCCGCAGCCAACAGAACCGGCAATGGTTTCActgctggagggaaaaaaggacATTTGAGCAAAGTTCAATCAAGGACAAGACGGACTCTCAGCATTTACCTAAAACTGCCAATTTTAATGTGGATTTCAACTCTATATACATAATCAGTTCTGCTACAGTTTTCGTTTTGTGGGTTTCATCTCTTTGATGTTTCACAGACTCAACTGCAAATGGAAATAATTGAGGAAGTAATAAATTCACAGGCATGTACTCGAGCGACTAGTGACCATAGGTACTGGAAGACACCCACAACGTTCTTTgaaaacaactgtaaaaaaataagaaacataaGTGGATGGAGTCATTCTCAATacttataattttgtttttgagccTTTATTCTCATGTGCGAGTTGAGCTGGCTGTTCCAGTCGGTGCTGACATGCGACCGGAGATGCTTGGCATTCGGTCCAACACTTTGCTTAAGATCCCAGCGATGATAAAGTCGCACGCAGATGACTGCAGACAGCTCAGAACATGGAACCTTCCAGAATACTTCTCATATCCAACTGCAGCTCATCACATTAATATGCATACCGCAGAATTACTCAAAACATGTGTCTCGGTTCAGAAGAGTCTGTATTACAtgggaaataaaatattgtgtgaATATGAGCCAGAATAAATGGACAAAAACTGAAGCAAAGAAAACCATATGACCCGACATCTCTACCAAATCAAATCACTGAGAATATAAAAGATGTGCAACACCACTGGAATGCTTGAAATACTAACACAGTGAATCAAGAAACggcaaagaaaggaagaaaattacTGTTTCAAAGAATCTGGTCAGTGGCTTTGTTCAAGGTTTGCGCAGCTAAAAATGTAGTTAAATAATGTCAATTCTTTGCATCAAAATTAAAGAACTGAATTTGACCAGAAGAGCAAAACATATAAAAAGAACTAAgctacatacatgtatattatatataaaatagtcaattatatattttatttcacaatgACTTGCAATGTGAGGATTAACAAATTAACACATTTGTGCTTTGAAGGTACATGATGATTATAATAACAAGGAAGACAATGCGGTTaacacacaacttttttttttttaattaagtgtCCTTTGTAATCAAATGCTGTGTACTACGAAGCATTTAAATAATAAGCCAGtaaaaaattttgatttcatgTCCGAACGGTGTTATAGATAATGACGCCACACTCGGGAGaaactacatttcccacaaCCCCGtctttcccagaatgcaccggTACCAAAAACAGACGGTCCTATAATTTAAGTTACCCAGACTGTTACATAAAGAAAAACTTCCTGGATCAAAGCAATATATTTACAACACACCTTAACACACACAACGTGATGCGCATGTTTGCTTTACAAAAAGGGcgacacttttttcctcttctttatttttttttaccactgaCTGTCCGTGGGACACGTACCGTTATTCTCACTGAGTGACtgcaacaacaacacacacgcTGGACTATGATTATATATATGTGCGGTAATTAATGGAGCGCGTCCCGCCGTCCGTGCGTGCGTACGTACGTACTTCTTGCAAGGCACGTGccccctcttctcctccagcacGCGGATCCTCTGGTTCTCTCCATCATAGGACATCATGGCCCGGTTGTTCCTCCCCGTGCTGTGCTCGTACTCCACCGTCCGGCCCTCCCACTGCATGGGCGCCTGGCACGGCTGCACCGGCGGCGGAGCCCCGGCCCAGACGCGCCGGAGCCCCGAGGAGGGCGCGGCCGACACGCACAGGGCAACGGCGACGGCCGCCGCGAGCGCACAGACACCGCACGAGCGCATCTCGGCTGGCGGGACGCAGGGTTCGTGCTGCACTCGCGCTGCAGACCGCGCGGCGTCGGGACTGCGCGTGACCGCACCGGAGCTTGGCGTCCCCCCCCCGCGAGGAGCTAAGCGAGCGCGCGCAGCCCATCCGTCACACGCAGCGCGGAGGAGCGAAGCAGCCGCGTCGTCACGTGACACAGACCCCTCGCGGCAACGCTCATTAGTTCCTAATTGCACTAATAATTACACTGCAAATATCACGTCCCGTAAACCCTAACCcgttttcacacatttacacatatttcagtgtatatactatatactgcatgattctaaagtataTTGATAAAGTACTCAGTGCAGAACAGGGTGTGCGCAGAATATTTACGAGTACAGTCCTATATGAAATATGTCATATGAAAATAGTGTATTTGTAGTCGTTGTTTTTTGGATGTTTCTAACTGAATGCGCGATCTGTATATGTccgttaattttaaaaacatgctgtcGATGTTCATCTCTGTCACCTAGTAGATTCAGGTCTAGTAgttacagtaattattattattattattattattattattattattattattattattattattattccactGTTGGGAATCGCACACATCCTGTGCAAAGTGCTTAGATGAATTTACTTGGTAGCTTTTGAGATCTGATTTGATTAAGAAACACTTGACATGTTTGACTGATAATAAATTACtaattattactaataataatactaataatcgGCTAACGCCTTTGCCAAGCCGATTTGAAATACTGTAGAGGACCTCAGTTCTACTACATTACTATGGACCAGaaagtacataaaatatttttctccttcggtttggctccgatgtggtggaatgacctccctctctcactcagaactgctgaatctctctacattctcctctttcggactcacttctcccctgatctcgtaAGTGCACGATAAACATGTActtgtttgtgtgtaatttttaaataaactttttaactATGGAATAGTCTTTATCATATGTAGTTGCTCTTGTGATGTGTACTagttcatatgatggaatgtgacaaattgactgtactatGTAA of the Scleropages formosus chromosome 7, fSclFor1.1, whole genome shotgun sequence genome contains:
- the epdr1 gene encoding mammalian ependymin-related protein 1; this encodes MRSCGVCALAAAVAVALCVSAAPSSGLRRVWAGAPPPVQPCQAPMQWEGRTVEYEHSTGRNNRAMMSYDGENQRIRVLEEKRGHVPCKKYFEYIYLYQNAVMFQIEQVTKACSKIALTEPWDPYDIPDNSTYEDQYFIGGPGDMIEVQEWSDRKPARKNEAWVGVYTVKDCYPVQETYTRNSSVTTSTRFFDLQLGISDPGVFTPPESCRSAGAERMGRGC